Genomic DNA from Octopus bimaculoides isolate UCB-OBI-ISO-001 chromosome 3, ASM119413v2, whole genome shotgun sequence:
CGATCGGTGGTGGGTTTGTTCACAACTTGGTTGGAAATAAAATCACTAATTAAATTATATAGTGCGACGTTGTCAAAGCTTTTCTCTGGTCCCTTGCAGCTTCGTGCACTTGCCAGTTGGCGTAGGATTACATGTTGTTTTCTGTGTTGTTCGGTTGTGCGTAAGATTGTTAAAGGAGTTTCACCTTCTAGGGCTGAAAGGACTTTTCTTCGCTATTGTGGTTGACGACTGACCTGTCTCGGTGTTAGGTTTGTCACAATGAAGAGACGTAGGTAGCATATCCTTTCTAATATCTTTCTGTTGGTCGGTCGTCAGTAGCTGATCTCTTATCGTATTGGTTGTTCAGACTGCTTTCTTTGCCAGTGGACAAGTCACAGCAGCAGTCTTCCTACTAGAGAACTAGTCTTCCTTTCTATCTAATAGCATACCCACTCACTAATTCATGAACACGAGGTTCACAACCTGCCGCCATTTTAATGTTCTCGTTTTTAtggaatattttcaatgtttattttttttttttcattccgcCCGTCCCAGCTTCTAcactttttattttgatttcccTCCATTCTTCATCAATCTAGTTTTTCACCGTTCAGTTGCAGCTTCCGCCCCACCCCCTTCTCTCCATTCAATAAGTAAAGCTTCAATCGCCCGCTGCAGTAAAGCAAATTTTGTAATTTGTGATGGTTTTTGTTCGGAAGTTTAAGGGCCCATCTTCTGAGGATAGTGTTCAGTGCCCTGTTCGATCGTGTTCAACTGTATTAAGTAAATTTCGCAACCTACCGAAGCATTTACGTTCGAAGCACAGGTTTAATGAGCCTATCGTGAAATCGATTGTAAGTCGAATCAGGAATTGTGTTAAGGGCATTGAGGATTTTTGTGAAGGAAATCTACCGGAGAAAGTCTGGTCGAATAGTAGCAGCAGTTCTAGTATATTTCATGCCGATGACAAATTTGAACAGTCTGTCGTCAACAGTGTCAGATTTCAGAATGAGACGAGTGTGACGTCCAGCTCCACCCTCACTACAACCTCGGAATTCCACGGAGATTCTCCGTTCGGGTTGCTTCGGAATGTTTGTGATAATACGATTCGCCACATACCTTTGCCGCTGATCGATTACATTAAACTGCCCCTGGTAAGTggtcaaggatatatatataatattcatctgACAGcttaaatattgaaatttaataatttcaaaataattacttTACTTCGTAATTCAGATTCTGTTGACACAATCTTCAGTAATATTGCTGTtgtgtttatctatttttaaatttaaattttctattGTGTAAATCTTTGGGTTGATAAGATGATGGCAGTTACAAATCAACAGACTTCGATTACCTTTTAACTCCGAAACAATTTTTATATAGGACGCTTGtctttgaatttgaatttaaggAAAATGGAGAATACAGAGGGTTTCCTGTTTAATAACAACACGACGTATAGCACCGGTGTCCTAGCACAGAAAAGTAGTGTTCATTTCATCCCCAAAAGTGTTAGGTATACGAAATCGTCGCTTAGTTCTTTGAACGAGCTCCAGAGAACCTATCCTTGGTTACTGGTACAGTTGCGTCCAAACCAAAATCCGTTAGCTAGCTGTGCTGTCTGCCAGAAGTATTGGTTCTCCAGCACTAGGTCTGCTTTAAAAAATGCTTGGGTCCAAGGTAGTGTTGACTTGGGATCCAGCCATAGGAAAAGTAAACTTCTTCTGCACGAGAAATCTGAACTACATTCCAAGTGTATAGCACGAAGTTTAAAGGTAAGTAATTTTTGTGGTGAAGTAATTTCAATTAGGATATTAAGAATGGTCGACTTTAGTTtacattaacatatttttatgacaacttacatatatatgtatttttattgcttAGAGAGCTACCGTTCTCTGCTTTTTCCTCACTATTTCTCTCTACTCTTTTATTAGCTGGTTTGGAACTTAGATTTATTCTCCATTGCACTATGGATGTTGACTAATTTATCTCGCTTTTGATTATGATATaaacttcagtttttctttattccaacatattatttttatacttatgtTCAACTGTTCACGGAAAGGTGTGTCTTCAGTGAAGTATAGTGAAATAATTTACTGTTTCTACTGAAATAGTTTGTTCAGTGCTAGTTtaatagaaataagtaccagtcagatatTGGGTCAATATCTCTCCAAAAACTTTCAGGTCTTGTGTAAGGAGACTAGCTATGAATTGGGGTGGATGTTGCGTAGCTATTCAAAATACAATGATATTTGTATCTTTCAGTAATAGTTTAAACTAATTATTTCTTATTGAATAAGTGGCTACAAGAATATTCTGGGTTTGTTTTGcaaaataaacatattcattGAGATAAACAAGGCAGAGCTTAActtgttttgtcattttagtgCACTCTGAAGTTGcaattatgttatttttcttcaaatagtCTCTTTATGCTTACAGGCAGGACCTTCAAATCAAGTATTTTCCGGAAAGCCTGAGAACCCTAGGCGTAAAAAGATTGCTGCTGCCACTGTCTCGTCTGCACCAGTACTCATTCCAGATGATTCACCTCCTCAACCTTCACCTGCAAAAATTCAGAAAAAGCAAATTGATGATCGACGCTTTGATGAGCAACGCTTCCAGGAGCAGCGTTTCCAGGAACGGAGGTTTGAAAATCGTCGATTTGATGACCGGCGGTATGTATGATTAATTGGTTTCTTTCACCTCTTAATTTTGAACATCACTAGTGATTTTCTTCtaaaatgtaaattttcatttcagACAAATGGTTAACACTCAGGTATCTCAGATGGCTGCAAAAACACTACAAGCTCAAATGCCAGTCCAGCAGCATATGAGTGTGGCCCAGGTTTCTCAAAATATTACAAGGCCTGTTCAAGTGTTAGCTCCACCAATTCAAATAAGTGAGCCCAAACCGAAGCCTGTGGAAAAACCTCGACCACGAGAAAAACGAATATTTGTTGTCGCTGATCATCAGCGTTGTGTCATGTCCAATCTAGCATCTCTGTGGAAAAGTGGAAAGTTGTGTGATGCTGGTATTGGTAATGGCTCATCTACTGTGATGGTAGGTATATTGCTTTTAACATTAATATTCTCTGGCTGCAAATTAATTTACTGACTATTTAAAGAACATTTCATGAAACAAATGAAGAATGCATGTTTTCTATCAGACTAATCTTCCAGAAATAATAGTATTAGAATATCAAGTTCTTCCTTTGGGACTGGACCTGTTTCTTGCAGGAAATCGATATGATTTCTTGAATTAACTTATTTGTAATACTGACACATTATAAAACCTTGTAGAATCTTCAAggaatgtatttttatttctaagagtggttttacttttttatgttttgtttcccATTCATATATTTCCCTATGTAATTGAttccttgtgtttgtgtttcaggTGCATAAAGTTGTCCTGTCTGCTGTGTGTCCAAAACTGTTGTCAGTATTCAGTACAGATATCCTCTCTCACAAGTTTCTCCAAGTAAACTTTCCTGAAGAAGTTAGCACAGAAGCTTTAAATGCCTTTGCTGAATATATGTACAATGGGCTATTAGATATTGATCCTGATATTTTACATCAGTTAAAAATCATTGCAAAACGTTTggacatgaaagaatttgaacaaCTGTGTGATAGTCGTCTTCCAAGCACAATACCTCAGCAACCAGCTTCAACGGTTACTGTATTTGGTGATCTCAGCCAGATGCAGACCATTCTATCAAACCCACCCAGTATTACAGTTCCAACAGTTCAACCATCTCTGCCTTCATCATCCATCACATCAGTTACATCTCAATCTGCTCCATCTGTCACTACACAAGTCATTGATGTTAAACAAGAGATATCTGAGGCTGAATTAGCACAAGTTAAGAAAGATACAGCAGCTGTCTTTGGACAGGAATCTGAGGTTGCTTCACTAGATGCTAGTAAAAGTGGCAATTCCTCTGGTGGTTTTGTCATTGTTCCCAGTGTGAAAACTGAACCTGTAGGGCCTGAAGATGACAGGTATGGTCAGCTGAATAATCAGTCTTACGCATCTACTCCAGTATCAATCAGTTCTCGGATACCAGGTACCGGTTTGAATTCTACGGTTGTGTCCTCTTCAGAATTTGTTTTACCATTTTCAGACACCACAGATAGCAACACAACAAATGTATTGCAAGGAACGTCTAAATTAAAATCTAATGTATTTGAAAGCTCTCTAGTTTCTGACTTATCCCCTGTATCATGTATTGTAGAAAAAATGTGTTCTCAGTCCAGTCCCATTAGAGAAGACCCTTCCAAACCGCTAAATCGAACTATAACAACTCAGTCAATTGACAACATTGTGACTTCTGGTAGTAATGAAGGTGTCTATCCTGTAGGACTTTTTACAGCAGGAGGGGACAgtttaccattatcatcaacacaaGTTACCAATGTCAAAAATATaggtttatataaaacagatggtctTACTTGATATCATGAAAAAGAGTACATTTtcttctgtgtgtatgcgtgtgtgtgtatatatatatttgatggatcgagttgtatttttgtattaaaagacattttcacaaatatcggtcttgattttatttttgaagaaAAGTAGTGTGCAATGACtaggtaaattttttttaatctcacaCTTAATATTTTAGGATACTTCACTATTGATATGTTTTTAATTGCATTTGGTTAGCGAGTTAGTTTCCAACAAACCAGTCACTAGTTCATTGCAAAAGTATCTCCAAAATATTTGACCCttcacctccctccctcccccctccaCTCACTTTATCCAACCCCATATCCCTCTGGCCTCTATTTCTATAGCTGtgcatctttcactctctctctctagttcatCCCACCCTGCACATCAACTGCATCTTATTTTCAGTACATTTTACTGCTACTCTCCTCCCTTACTTTGCTACATACAATGTGTCAATTCTTGAATCACTCCTATTTTTTCACTTCCTTCACTACACCCAGTTCTTTATCCATATTCTCTCTTACACTTGTATTTTGAGACTCTGCTCTGTCACTATCATCATTCTATTTTCAGATATCCCACCCACTTTTATATACTGTGAAGTAGCTATTTGTCTCCTTTGTCCCTCTTTCATACTTTAGCACCTCAGTGCCACCTCCCTCTCTAGTACAACCTTTTATCATCCCTTAGATTCTGTAAAataattggtgttaggaagggcatctagttgttgAAGCCATGCGAAAACATGCATTGGAGCTCAGCACAGTTCTCTGGCTtgttgaatcctgtcaaactatccaccCCTTGACTTTAAATGGTGTTCATTTCTATGCTGGATTAGATAGTTGAAAAAGGATCCTGTAAGGACTGCATCTTATTCTGATATTTCAGTCTTGAtatggtttccatggctgaaAGCCATTGAACCACTTAGCAGGTAGCTGGGTGCATTCTTTGATGACACCACTACTATAGAGGTCTTTCCAGGTAAGATTAAAAGGCTATCTCAATCTGTGCTTTGTTACTGCTCAATTTGATTTACTAACTACATACAGTGTTCCGTGCTagggttttttttgttcttttttttttttttatacctgtaCATCACCAACCAATAGTGCAGGTTACTTTGTAACTCACAATTTGAAAGCAGTAAAAAGATGATGGAGGAAACAAGTTTGTGAGTGTTTGCTAATGGAGTAAATGGGAAGCCCTGCTgctggcaccttgggccagtgttttCTACAGCCCTGGGCCATCCAAAGCCTAGTGAtaggatttggtaaatgaaagcccattatgtatcttttacttgtttaagtcattagactgtgttCAAGTATTGAAAGGTTTGGATGAACAAATCTActtcagtgctttttttttttttcttagcctggtactttattctattggtcactttttgcGGAACTGCTGagtaatggggatgtaaacaaactaacactggttgtcaagctaaTGGGGGGGGGGCATAAGTCATACGCTTGCTGTTATTTTTTGCTAGGTTAAAAAGTAAATAACTGGCTTTAATATTCTGTTTTAAGGTAAAGCTAACCAGATCCAACCTTTCACACCTCCccatacaatatcattctaaaaatatactatcACATCAATATCTTGAAGCTGCAAGATGATTATATTTGGCAAagaaatctaaatgctaaagtatAAGTATGAGCTTTTAAAGGTATTCTGATGGGACTAATTACAACATTTGTACATATTCTACATTTTAAGTAACATTTTTCTCTATTAACGGGTGTTTTTcagatttgaatattttcatgttgGTTGTCTGATTTACAACTGTGAAAGTAAATCAGACTAGCAAAAACCATATCACTTGCCTCATTATAATACAGAAACTTAGGGCCACAGCCATAAGATATGTTAAACAATTGTGGTACATTGCTATTCTAAAGACAACATTTAACAAGGTTAAAGCAAATGAAAATTttgcataaattattatttttgtcagtgTAATTCAAAGACAATGTtatgtaaaatacaataaatgttatatacattGAAATGGCACCTGATTATGAATGGAGATGActgtataaccagccaaaatattcttttcttttttttgctcaATACAGCCAGATGTGGCCTCTtgcacctaccttacaatgtcatttgaaaaataaactgtctcatcattgaaatcttggagaaagaaaagcaatagaaaactccagctaagtcaaaagtatttactcacaatcaacttttatttcctattcaatgtggccaccacctgcagcacgggcaacatcaGTGTGATAAGAGAGCTCCTCCCAGACGCATATCAGTGTATCACAATCCACTGAGTACTTTGGTTGTCTGGTTGGATTCTCTatcaaagtttttccatttcctttctgTGTCAATATCTTTTGGAATTGCCTCAGGCAAAGCATATTTATTCTTTAGTTCCATAATGAACTTGCTTTTGATATACTGATACACATCTTGGAGGATTTTGCctgtgctgcaggtggtggccacattgaacacttgtaggacagaaaataaaagttgattgtgagtaaatacttgtgacttagctggagttttctattgcttctccttattaaaatattgcataatgaaattagttcattctttttgaataaccctgtatattaCTAGCTTTGACAACAGATTTACTGCAATCCCAGAGAGCAAATGAACAAGGAGGAAAGAATGAGCAGTTAGAAGATACTTGTCACAGctaactttgaaaatagaaaatctTAACCGAACATAGACTTTTTGCATTAGAAACTATTTGCAAATATTactagaaaaattataaaatttgaac
This window encodes:
- the LOC106877732 gene encoding uncharacterized protein LOC106877732 isoform X34, with amino-acid sequence MPANRHCSYGTCKSDSRYPNRPQMKGVWWIPFPKPHKDLPKCQRWVKACGRLYFTVNNIKPWTYLCSLHFIGKNGPTPEHPDPIPLLDSYQAGPSNQVFSGKPENPRRKKIAAATVSSAPVLIPDDSPPQPSPAKIQKKQIDDRRFDEQRFQEQRFQERRFENRRFDDRRQMVNTQVSQMAAKTLQAQMPVQQHMSVAQVSQNITRPVQVLAPPIQISEPKPKPVEKPRPREKRIFVVADHQRCVMSNLASLWKSGKLCDAGIGNGSSTVMVHKVVLSAVCPKLLSVFSTDILSHKFLQVNFPEEVSTEALNAFAEYMYNGLLDIDPDILHQLKIIAKRLDMKEFEQLCDSRLPSTIPQQPASTVTVFGDLSQMQTILSNPPSITVPTVQPSLPSSSITSVTSQSAPSVTTQVIDVKQEISEAELAQVKKDTAAVFGQESEVASLDASKSGNSSGGFVIVPSVKTEPVGPEDDRYGQLNNQSYASTPVSISSRIPGTGLNSTVVSSSEFVLPFSDTTDSNTTNVLQGTSKLKSNVFESSLVSDLSPVSCIVEKMCSQSSPIREDPSKPLNRTITTQSIDNIVTSGSNEGVYPVGLFTAGGDSLPLSSTQVTNVKNIGLYKTDGLT
- the LOC106877732 gene encoding uncharacterized protein LOC106877732 isoform X24; translated protein: MEPTCKAKWWCIVHQCSSDSRKNVSLYPFMRGVRFFPFPTAKKDPYMRQLWTQLVRRGDNWDGPKKHHRVCSRHFKDGEPSPQNPAPTIFPWTPAQTIFPKIDFRARDSKKLYGGKATLEFPLPQAGPSNQVFSGKPENPRRKKIAAATVSSAPVLIPDDSPPQPSPAKIQKKQIDDRRFDEQRFQEQRFQERRFENRRFDDRRQMVNTQVSQMAAKTLQAQMPVQQHMSVAQVSQNITRPVQVLAPPIQISEPKPKPVEKPRPREKRIFVVADHQRCVMSNLASLWKSGKLCDAGIGNGSSTVMVHKVVLSAVCPKLLSVFSTDILSHKFLQVNFPEEVSTEALNAFAEYMYNGLLDIDPDILHQLKIIAKRLDMKEFEQLCDSRLPSTIPQQPASTVTVFGDLSQMQTILSNPPSITVPTVQPSLPSSSITSVTSQSAPSVTTQVIDVKQEISEAELAQVKKDTAAVFGQESEVASLDASKSGNSSGGFVIVPSVKTEPVGPEDDRYGQLNNQSYASTPVSISSRIPGTGLNSTVVSSSEFVLPFSDTTDSNTTNVLQGTSKLKSNVFESSLVSDLSPVSCIVEKMCSQSSPIREDPSKPLNRTITTQSIDNIVTSGSNEGVYPVGLFTAGGDSLPLSSTQVTNVKNIGLYKTDGLT
- the LOC106877732 gene encoding uncharacterized protein LOC106877732 isoform X14; the protein is MSLRTASSSFTKRKRTYLTLETKLEILGRAESGEGSSALGRMFGVGESTIRSIKKNADKIKNSVLYSSPFSGTVTRIGNTALKRTEKVLGTWITKQLQNKKFSLSTICIRDKALAIYERFVQDQGGSYEPFVASKGWLNNFLKRTGFDSLKAGPSNQVFSGKPENPRRKKIAAATVSSAPVLIPDDSPPQPSPAKIQKKQIDDRRFDEQRFQEQRFQERRFENRRFDDRRQMVNTQVSQMAAKTLQAQMPVQQHMSVAQVSQNITRPVQVLAPPIQISEPKPKPVEKPRPREKRIFVVADHQRCVMSNLASLWKSGKLCDAGIGNGSSTVMVHKVVLSAVCPKLLSVFSTDILSHKFLQVNFPEEVSTEALNAFAEYMYNGLLDIDPDILHQLKIIAKRLDMKEFEQLCDSRLPSTIPQQPASTVTVFGDLSQMQTILSNPPSITVPTVQPSLPSSSITSVTSQSAPSVTTQVIDVKQEISEAELAQVKKDTAAVFGQESEVASLDASKSGNSSGGFVIVPSVKTEPVGPEDDRYGQLNNQSYASTPVSISSRIPGTGLNSTVVSSSEFVLPFSDTTDSNTTNVLQGTSKLKSNVFESSLVSDLSPVSCIVEKMCSQSSPIREDPSKPLNRTITTQSIDNIVTSGSNEGVYPVGLFTAGGDSLPLSSTQVTNVKNIGLYKTDGLT
- the LOC106877732 gene encoding uncharacterized protein LOC106877732 isoform X28, whose protein sequence is MVHCVAFGCSNQTGSGRSFFRFPDSNTRPHIYKEWLSRVNRAEFIPSKYSSLCSDHFERNCYVKDPNLLKHWGIKIKQRLKPDAVPTIFNFKPIRRRGAKKRFEAGPSNQVFSGKPENPRRKKIAAATVSSAPVLIPDDSPPQPSPAKIQKKQIDDRRFDEQRFQEQRFQERRFENRRFDDRRQMVNTQVSQMAAKTLQAQMPVQQHMSVAQVSQNITRPVQVLAPPIQISEPKPKPVEKPRPREKRIFVVADHQRCVMSNLASLWKSGKLCDAGIGNGSSTVMVHKVVLSAVCPKLLSVFSTDILSHKFLQVNFPEEVSTEALNAFAEYMYNGLLDIDPDILHQLKIIAKRLDMKEFEQLCDSRLPSTIPQQPASTVTVFGDLSQMQTILSNPPSITVPTVQPSLPSSSITSVTSQSAPSVTTQVIDVKQEISEAELAQVKKDTAAVFGQESEVASLDASKSGNSSGGFVIVPSVKTEPVGPEDDRYGQLNNQSYASTPVSISSRIPGTGLNSTVVSSSEFVLPFSDTTDSNTTNVLQGTSKLKSNVFESSLVSDLSPVSCIVEKMCSQSSPIREDPSKPLNRTITTQSIDNIVTSGSNEGVYPVGLFTAGGDSLPLSSTQVTNVKNIGLYKTDGLT
- the LOC106877732 gene encoding uncharacterized protein LOC106877732 isoform X21, which gives rise to MPTKCIVKGCRSLQKKGGPISFYRLPWKNIHLRNEWMRRAGYDPNNYEEVKHISRDHRVCSRHFWNNRKESPYDLPTIYLGDTQNVQISKQTHRFSTHFVGGNGPTRDHPDPLPVRPMNVLHSSAGYIDAGPSNQVFSGKPENPRRKKIAAATVSSAPVLIPDDSPPQPSPAKIQKKQIDDRRFDEQRFQEQRFQERRFENRRFDDRRQMVNTQVSQMAAKTLQAQMPVQQHMSVAQVSQNITRPVQVLAPPIQISEPKPKPVEKPRPREKRIFVVADHQRCVMSNLASLWKSGKLCDAGIGNGSSTVMVHKVVLSAVCPKLLSVFSTDILSHKFLQVNFPEEVSTEALNAFAEYMYNGLLDIDPDILHQLKIIAKRLDMKEFEQLCDSRLPSTIPQQPASTVTVFGDLSQMQTILSNPPSITVPTVQPSLPSSSITSVTSQSAPSVTTQVIDVKQEISEAELAQVKKDTAAVFGQESEVASLDASKSGNSSGGFVIVPSVKTEPVGPEDDRYGQLNNQSYASTPVSISSRIPGTGLNSTVVSSSEFVLPFSDTTDSNTTNVLQGTSKLKSNVFESSLVSDLSPVSCIVEKMCSQSSPIREDPSKPLNRTITTQSIDNIVTSGSNEGVYPVGLFTAGGDSLPLSSTQVTNVKNIGLYKTDGLT
- the LOC106877732 gene encoding uncharacterized protein LOC106877732 isoform X33, with translation MVQSYVRKTDNGKWSSSQMVSAVSAVLSGSLSIRKAAKKFAIPKATLARHYKKPCYSFLHFVGGNGPTRDHPDPLPVRPMNVLHSSAGYIDAGPSNQVFSGKPENPRRKKIAAATVSSAPVLIPDDSPPQPSPAKIQKKQIDDRRFDEQRFQEQRFQERRFENRRFDDRRQMVNTQVSQMAAKTLQAQMPVQQHMSVAQVSQNITRPVQVLAPPIQISEPKPKPVEKPRPREKRIFVVADHQRCVMSNLASLWKSGKLCDAGIGNGSSTVMVHKVVLSAVCPKLLSVFSTDILSHKFLQVNFPEEVSTEALNAFAEYMYNGLLDIDPDILHQLKIIAKRLDMKEFEQLCDSRLPSTIPQQPASTVTVFGDLSQMQTILSNPPSITVPTVQPSLPSSSITSVTSQSAPSVTTQVIDVKQEISEAELAQVKKDTAAVFGQESEVASLDASKSGNSSGGFVIVPSVKTEPVGPEDDRYGQLNNQSYASTPVSISSRIPGTGLNSTVVSSSEFVLPFSDTTDSNTTNVLQGTSKLKSNVFESSLVSDLSPVSCIVEKMCSQSSPIREDPSKPLNRTITTQSIDNIVTSGSNEGVYPVGLFTAGGDSLPLSSTQVTNVKNIGLYKTDGLT
- the LOC106877732 gene encoding uncharacterized protein LOC106877732 isoform X19 codes for the protein MGRARKSFSAKQKLKVIAYAEIHGNRAAGRQFTVDEKSVREWRKQKDKLEKLPKVNTADDNMQAKEWLCAMQKCCLYIPKYGDTQNVQISKQTHRFSTHFVGGNGPTRDHPDPLPVRPMNVLHSSAGYIDAGPSNQVFSGKPENPRRKKIAAATVSSAPVLIPDDSPPQPSPAKIQKKQIDDRRFDEQRFQEQRFQERRFENRRFDDRRQMVNTQVSQMAAKTLQAQMPVQQHMSVAQVSQNITRPVQVLAPPIQISEPKPKPVEKPRPREKRIFVVADHQRCVMSNLASLWKSGKLCDAGIGNGSSTVMVHKVVLSAVCPKLLSVFSTDILSHKFLQVNFPEEVSTEALNAFAEYMYNGLLDIDPDILHQLKIIAKRLDMKEFEQLCDSRLPSTIPQQPASTVTVFGDLSQMQTILSNPPSITVPTVQPSLPSSSITSVTSQSAPSVTTQVIDVKQEISEAELAQVKKDTAAVFGQESEVASLDASKSGNSSGGFVIVPSVKTEPVGPEDDRYGQLNNQSYASTPVSISSRIPGTGLNSTVVSSSEFVLPFSDTTDSNTTNVLQGTSKLKSNVFESSLVSDLSPVSCIVEKMCSQSSPIREDPSKPLNRTITTQSIDNIVTSGSNEGVYPVGLFTAGGDSLPLSSTQVTNVKNIGLYKTDGLT
- the LOC106877732 gene encoding uncharacterized protein LOC106877732 isoform X26 codes for the protein MPACVVVGCKVRATKENSALGLRLHRFPRNPHRRQLWVNAINRPDWIASDNDRICGLHFHSRYPVRNTASIDYVPTIFSSRPQDESNFVTEQRLKCFNTVNNSATRYPDNVIAGPSNQVFSGKPENPRRKKIAAATVSSAPVLIPDDSPPQPSPAKIQKKQIDDRRFDEQRFQEQRFQERRFENRRFDDRRQMVNTQVSQMAAKTLQAQMPVQQHMSVAQVSQNITRPVQVLAPPIQISEPKPKPVEKPRPREKRIFVVADHQRCVMSNLASLWKSGKLCDAGIGNGSSTVMVHKVVLSAVCPKLLSVFSTDILSHKFLQVNFPEEVSTEALNAFAEYMYNGLLDIDPDILHQLKIIAKRLDMKEFEQLCDSRLPSTIPQQPASTVTVFGDLSQMQTILSNPPSITVPTVQPSLPSSSITSVTSQSAPSVTTQVIDVKQEISEAELAQVKKDTAAVFGQESEVASLDASKSGNSSGGFVIVPSVKTEPVGPEDDRYGQLNNQSYASTPVSISSRIPGTGLNSTVVSSSEFVLPFSDTTDSNTTNVLQGTSKLKSNVFESSLVSDLSPVSCIVEKMCSQSSPIREDPSKPLNRTITTQSIDNIVTSGSNEGVYPVGLFTAGGDSLPLSSTQVTNVKNIGLYKTDGLT
- the LOC106877732 gene encoding uncharacterized protein LOC106877732 isoform X18, whose translation is MPRQAASSGRGTKKPPVSNAARNQLIDCYDRGSNYKDFAKSMGINLKTASRIILDYIKTGKREALLKGGRCNVKVDDEMRAYLYEAINNNPSITLRKINEGMRLNLPQKPLVSDGCISRTLDRMLLTRKKLAGPSNQVFSGKPENPRRKKIAAATVSSAPVLIPDDSPPQPSPAKIQKKQIDDRRFDEQRFQEQRFQERRFENRRFDDRRQMVNTQVSQMAAKTLQAQMPVQQHMSVAQVSQNITRPVQVLAPPIQISEPKPKPVEKPRPREKRIFVVADHQRCVMSNLASLWKSGKLCDAGIGNGSSTVMVHKVVLSAVCPKLLSVFSTDILSHKFLQVNFPEEVSTEALNAFAEYMYNGLLDIDPDILHQLKIIAKRLDMKEFEQLCDSRLPSTIPQQPASTVTVFGDLSQMQTILSNPPSITVPTVQPSLPSSSITSVTSQSAPSVTTQVIDVKQEISEAELAQVKKDTAAVFGQESEVASLDASKSGNSSGGFVIVPSVKTEPVGPEDDRYGQLNNQSYASTPVSISSRIPGTGLNSTVVSSSEFVLPFSDTTDSNTTNVLQGTSKLKSNVFESSLVSDLSPVSCIVEKMCSQSSPIREDPSKPLNRTITTQSIDNIVTSGSNEGVYPVGLFTAGGDSLPLSSTQVTNVKNIGLYKTDGLT
- the LOC106877732 gene encoding uncharacterized protein LOC106877732 isoform X1 encodes the protein MDTFAVDGQHKVVPKNTRRANEKAARALRDYLKDNSLSTDFESLDAKELSELLVLFYRDVRKRDGDQYKVTSLEGFRYALNRYFRLPPYLKTFDLIKDEIFEEANAHFKETVNELKTSGKGEVTHHPIILDEDLEKLYSSVYFDINTPLGLLNKVQFEIRLYFFRKGPQSMVEMTKKTFEVRVDSQTGYKYMCKAEEQSPRSLKTKTVSVCSASNIQATGPSAIDIEELTYIVERPNDPNCPVKSFEKYKSKLHPLCHRLWQRPISPYSPEGSVWYRNIAVGRNTLQRFMPELSLACSLSQKYSNHSIRITGSNKTVLSGGYNFTLPYAKDSRLERKTLEGESNHSSNSGATLLASSTNARVIDNSGDGSLDLQVTLIRNGTEKDQHFVGGNGPTRDHPDPLPVRPMNVLHSSAGYIDAGPSNQVFSGKPENPRRKKIAAATVSSAPVLIPDDSPPQPSPAKIQKKQIDDRRFDEQRFQEQRFQERRFENRRFDDRRQMVNTQVSQMAAKTLQAQMPVQQHMSVAQVSQNITRPVQVLAPPIQISEPKPKPVEKPRPREKRIFVVADHQRCVMSNLASLWKSGKLCDAGIGNGSSTVMVHKVVLSAVCPKLLSVFSTDILSHKFLQVNFPEEVSTEALNAFAEYMYNGLLDIDPDILHQLKIIAKRLDMKEFEQLCDSRLPSTIPQQPASTVTVFGDLSQMQTILSNPPSITVPTVQPSLPSSSITSVTSQSAPSVTTQVIDVKQEISEAELAQVKKDTAAVFGQESEVASLDASKSGNSSGGFVIVPSVKTEPVGPEDDRYGQLNNQSYASTPVSISSRIPGTGLNSTVVSSSEFVLPFSDTTDSNTTNVLQGTSKLKSNVFESSLVSDLSPVSCIVEKMCSQSSPIREDPSKPLNRTITTQSIDNIVTSGSNEGVYPVGLFTAGGDSLPLSSTQVTNVKNIGLYKTDGLT